A single window of Gossypium arboreum isolate Shixiya-1 chromosome 13, ASM2569848v2, whole genome shotgun sequence DNA harbors:
- the LOC108463220 gene encoding peroxidase 3-like, which yields MAGTSSVRIVLVVVFGVLALIGSAQAQLQMNFYASSCPKAEQIVLDYVKQHIPNAPSLAASFLRMHFHDCIVRGCDASVLLNSRSGQAEKNAVPNLTLRGFDFIERVKSLLEAECPGVVSCADVLTLVARDSVVTTGGPFWNVPTGRRDGVISNITEANANIPSPFHNFTTLLTLFSNQGLNLTDLVLLSGGHTIGISHCPAVSRRLYNSTGADGIDPTMDSEYAENLKANKCKTASDNTTILEMDPGSRKTFDLSYYSLLLKRRGLFQSDAALTTDSTSLAFINQLLTSPPQFFFDEFAKAMEKMGRVNVKTGSEGQIRKQCALVNN from the exons ATGGCAGGAACAAGCTCTGTGAGGATTGTTTTAGTTGTTGTGTTTGGTGTTTTAGCATTGATTGGGTCAGCACAGGCTCAACTGCAGATGAACTTTTATGCCAGCAGCTGTCCTAAAGCCGAGCAGATTGTGCTGGACTATGTTAAACAGCACATCCCTAATGCCCCATCCCTCGCTGCTTCTTTCTTAAGAATGCACTTCCATGATTGCATTGTCAGG GGCTGTGATGCATCAGTGCTTCTAAACTCCAGATCTGGCCAAGCAGAGAAGAATGCAGTCCCAAATCTAACACTGAGGGGCTTTGATTTCATTGAAAGAGTGAAGAGCCTCCTCGAAGCCGAATGCCCTGGCGTTGTCTCTTGTGCCGACGTCCTCACTTTGGTTGCCAGAGACTCTGTAGTAACCACT GGAGGTCCATTTTGGAATGTTCCAACAGGAAGAAGAGACGGTGTGATATCCAATATCACCGAAGCAAATGCCAACATTCCAAGCCCTTTCCACAACTTCACTACTCTCCTTACTCTTTTCAGTAACCAAGGACTTAACTTGACCGACTTAGTTCTCCTATCTG GTGGTCACACCATCGGCATATCCCATTGCCCGGCTGTTTCGCGCCGACTGTACAATTCCACCGGCGCCGACGGAATCGACCCAACCATGGACAGCGAGTACGCTGAAAACCTCAAGGCCAACAAGTGTAAAACCGCGAGCGATAACACTACAATACTTGAGATGGACCCTGGGAGTCGGAAAACCTTCGATCTTAGCTACTACTCACTCTTGCTCAAAAGAAGGGGTCTTTTCCAATCCGATGCTGCTTTAACCACTGATTCAACCAGCTTGGCTTTCATCAACCAGCTCCTTACCAGTCCCCCACAGTTCTTCTTTGATGAGTTTGCCAAAGCCATGGAGAAAATGGGTCGGGTTAATGTTAAGACTGGATCCGAAGGCCAGATCCGGAAGCAATGTGCCCTTGTCAACAActaa
- the LOC108463307 gene encoding peroxidase 3-like, protein MAGTSSLGIVVVVLALIGSTQAQLQMYYYGTSCPKAEQIVKDYVKQHIPNAPSLAAALLRMHFHDCFVRGCDASLLLNSTTGQAEKNAIPNLSLRGFDFIDRVKSLLEAECPSVVSCADIIALAARDSVVTIGGPFWNVPTGRRDGVISNITEALANIPSALSNFTTLLSQFNNLGLNTTDMVLLSGGHTIGISHCPAVSPRLYNSTGPGGIDPTMDSEYAENLKANKCKTASDNTTILEMDPGSRKTFDLSYYSLLLKRRGLFQSDAALTTDSTSLAFINQLLSSPTQFFFDEFGKAMEKMGRINVKTGSEGEIRRQCALVNS, encoded by the exons ATGGCAGGAACAAGTTCTCTAgggattgttgttgttgttttagcATTGATTGGGTCAACACAGGCTCAATTGCAGATGTACTACTATGGCACGAGCTGTCCTAAAGCTGAGCAGATTGTGAAGGACTATGTTAAACAGCATATCCCTAACGCCCCATCACTCGCTGCCGCTCTCTTAAGAATGCACTTCCATGATTGCTTTGTTAGG GGCTGTGATGCATCTCTGCTTCTAAACTCCACGACCGGCCAAGCAGAAAAGAATGCAATTCCAAATCTATCACTGAGAGGCTTCGATTTCATTGATAGAGTGAAAAGCCTCCTCGAAGCTGAATGCCCTAGCGTCGTCTCTTGTGCTGATATCATCGCTTTGGCTGCCAGGGACTCTGTAGTAACCATT GGAGGACCATTTTGGAACGTTCCAACAGGAAGAAGAGATGGTGTAATATCCAATATCACCGAAGCACTTGCCAACATTCCAAGCGCTCTCAGCAACTTTACTACTCTCCTTTCACAGTTCAATAACCTAGGACTTAACACAACTGACATGGTTCTCCTATCCG GTGGTCACACCATCGGCATATCCCATTGCCCGGCTGTTTCTCCCCGATTGTACAATTCCACCGGCCCCGGCGGAATCGACCCAACCATGGACAGCGAGTACGCTGAAAACCTCAAGGCCAACAAGTGTAAAACCGCGAGCGATAACACCACAATACTTGAGATGGACCCTGGGAGTCGGAAAACCTTCGATCTTAGCTACTACTCACTCTTGCTCAAAAGAAGGGGTCTTTTCCAATCCGATGCTGCTTTAACCACTGATTCAACTAGCTTGGCTTTCATCAACCAGCTCCTTTCCAGCCCCACACAGTTCTTCTTTGATGAGTTTGGCAAAGCTATGGAGAAAATGGGTCGGATTAATGTTAAGACTGGATCCGAAGGCGAGATCAGAAGGCAATGTGCACTTGTTAACAGCTAA